From the genome of Carassius auratus strain Wakin chromosome 24, ASM336829v1, whole genome shotgun sequence:
GAGCTCTTTATGGCCATGTGAACTTTTAGTAGCCTATACAACTCGACATACAGTCTGCAGATTAGGTATGGTTTGTTTATTTCGTTTGTGTAATTTACAACACAAAGCATAATTGGAGAATTGTCTTTTGTTATCTTTTTGTCTGCTTTTGTCATAAGTTGGCTTAACAAACCTTTGAAGTAATGAAGCAAAACGGGTCATTCATTATTAGTGTAaagatttattaaataatttttaaaatatattttatataaacttaATGGTTCAAACTCCATAAGACATTTAATTACCCTTTTTATAATCAGTTGTAAATGATTAAAAGCAAGCTGTCTGTTATATAATGTGCTTTTGAAAGCGTCAACATTTTCATCTGGAAAGTGTAACAACACCCCACTGAAATGTTAGTGAAACATGGCTTTTGTTTATGTGGAGTGACGCCCTgtctcacagaaaaaaaagaaaaaaaaacatgcagttcATCTGGACACTCCTCATTCAAAGTTATCCCTTTGTGCATTTATACAAGCATGTAGTTTACACCCAGATGCCATGGGTGAACATTCATTTAAAAGGcatgtattaaattgatttatatgagctttcaatgttgatgtttcataattttttttttcatttgattatacAGAAACGACTAAAGTAAATCTAATTTTTGTGTCAAAGACTTTACCTATTCCAAAACGATGTCTGACTTTTCTTGTCCACTAGCTATGTTTCTTTAATTTCCCTCAGTAGTGAAAGAAAAAaacgttaaaaataaaaaagacaattgaTCATATTCATGAggatataaaactaaaataaattattaaaatattacttttgcTGTGGAATGTATGATGATGACGACAATAAGATACAACAATATTTGATCCCAACATGTTTTTTATAGCTGCACTTCAGGCTCTTAAGAGGAAGAAACGTTTTGAACAGCAGCTGACGCAGATTGACGGGACCCTGTCCACTATTGAATTCCAACGAGAGGCCCTTGAGAATGCCACCACAAACACAGAGGTTCTGAAGAACATGGGTTACGCAGCTAAAGCCATCAAAGGGGTTCACCAGAACATGTGCGTGTTGTCATTGCTTTTGTTTTTCCAGTTATCATAACTTATTACACAGCTCTTGGGAATACTTGATGTGATTGATCAATACTAGAAAATTATGtggtgattttgtttttgtttttctcattatAATGACTGACTATTGCTTACATTtcgttttgaaaatatttaccagTAGATTAAACCGTAAACCTACCGTTTCTCATTTTGTGCTAATGTCATCACATCCTAAATCATTCTGTCTCTGTCGCTTTAAGAGATCTGGATAAGATTGACTCCCTTATGCAGGACATTTCAGAGCAACAGGAAGTCGCTCAAGAGATCAGTGATGCCATCTCAAAACCTTTTGGGGATCAGTTTGATGAGGTACTGTAGGTGTTactaattgaaaaataataatttattgcccCCCACATGTAAAGTTTAAGAGGATATTTGCCTTATTTCTTTCGTCCTTGCAGCTTTGTGATTGTTTCTGGTTATTTATAACAGAATAGCAGTATAACAGCAGTTTGTTTACTTTGACTCATGAAGTGATCTGTGctcataattgttttttaaaggatgaattgTTGGCAGAGCTGGCGGAGTTAGAACAGGAAGAACTAGAAGAAAGTATGAAGAATATGGGCAGGTTACCAAGTGTACCAACCAGCAAACTACCCAGCGCAAGGCCAAGCCACCGTGCAAGTAAGTATTTAAATACCTACAGATTCAGTTTCTACAAACCCTTTAAAATTCAGCAAAAGACCATTCATGCATTTTATTATGTCAATGCTTCATCCAAGTGTCTGTTATTTTACCATTTCAGCCTCAAAGAAGAGAGCAGAGGATGAACATGACATGAAGAGGTTGGCTGCCTGGGCTTCATAAGcagcagtacacacacacacacactctttcttgtttttgttaaCTTGCACTCTATCTCTAAATCAAAGAACTTGTGTCAAATCATAAGAGcttttattgtgtaaaaaaaaaaaaaaacgaaagaaaAGTAGAGAAATTGAGATGAACATTTGTAATTGTATTCAaagtaataattttgttatgtatTGATCTTTAAGATGAAGGATTACTGCTGGCAACTTGGTGTACATAGTATCATTTTATTAGGAAggatgtttaaattaaatgtaaatatagattgaaacaattgtattaaatgtaaatgttgaattgggatttgggaaaaaaataaaatgttacatattCAACAATAACCTATAAATTGCATGATTTAACAGTGTATTTACAATGTTGTAAAGTCTTAGTTTTGACACAATTACAGTTAGTATCTAGTATAAGTAACCATGGTACTACCGTGTTTTGGAAAAGCAAAGAACCCTCATGTCCGCTAGATGGCATCGTGAGCTCGTGCTCGCACTCCTCCCGTTGGTGATGGAAGTCTGACTCGTTTTGATCggttcatttgaataatttgtttCTAGGAACTTTTTCAATAGtgttttttattatcattgttttttttattattaatatgggTTTTTGTTGCAATCTGAACATTTTCCGTTAAACAATGATTCagctaataaaactaaaaaattta
Proteins encoded in this window:
- the chmp4c gene encoding charged multivesicular body protein 4c yields the protein MSKISKMFKVSSSSSSSSRPSSGSSSGSSTRSKHRSRSSPSPQEAINRLRETEAMLTKKQEYLESRIEQELTIAKKNGSKNKRAALQALKRKKRFEQQLTQIDGTLSTIEFQREALENATTNTEVLKNMGYAAKAIKGVHQNIDLDKIDSLMQDISEQQEVAQEISDAISKPFGDQFDEDELLAELAELEQEELEESMKNMGRLPSVPTSKLPSARPSHRATSKKRAEDEHDMKRLAAWAS